The Streptomyces sp. NBC_00569 genomic sequence GATTCCGCGGCCCGCCGGCCCAGCTCCGCAGCCCGCCGAAGCTCGTCCGACGCGAGAACCCCGGCCCCGAGGATTCTGCGCAGCGTCGCGTCGATGCCGGTCAGCCGTGCGGCGAGGAATTTCTCGGGCGGTGCGGTCCGCCAGGCGGCGGGAAGCGCTGACCGTACGGCCTTCGGGTTGAAGTTGTAGAAGGTGGCGATCACGACGTCCGGTGCGACCGGGCCCAGGGCCGCCGCACGGGAGGCGAAGTATCCGGGCCCGCCGTCCACTCCCAGAGCCGCGTAGGCGGCGTGTGCCTCGGGCGAGAAGTAGACCGCGCCGTGGTAGGGCTCGAGCGTCTGCCAGGTCTCGCGGGCGTAGGCCGGCGCGTGTGTCGTCGTCATGCGTGTGTCCCGTCACTGGTTCGAGGCGTTCCAGGAGGCGCGGTCGCCCGGTCCCGCCGTGTCGGCTCCGGCGCTTGCGCCGTGCCCGCGTCCGTCTTCAGCAGGGCCGGATCGATGGCGCGCTTGAGGATCTTCCCGGTCGCACCCTTCGGCAGCTCGTCCACGACGGCGACCAGATGGGGCACCTTGTAGGCGGAGAGGCGCTCCTTGGCCCAGGCGCGCAGTTCGGTCGCGCCGAGGCGGGCGCCGGGCCGTATCGCGATGACGGCCGCGACCTCTTCGCCGTAGAACTCGTCGGGGACTCCTATGACGGCCGCTTCGACGATGTCGGGGTGTTCGTACAGGACCTCCTCGACCTCGCGTGGATAGACGTTGTAGCCACCGCGGATGACGAGATCCTTCTTGCGGTCGACGATGCGCAGGTCCCCGTCGTCGTCCGTGGCCCCGAGGTCGCCGGTGCGCAGCCACCCGTCGCGCAGGGCCTCGGCGGTGGCATCGGGCCGGTTCCAGTAGCCCTTCATCACGACGGGGCCCTTGATGTGCACCTCGCCGACCTGGCCGGGCGGCAGTTCATGACCGTCGTCGTCCCGTACGGAGATGGCGCAGCCGGGCAGGGCCCGTCCCACGTGTCCCGGCTTCGCCGGTCGGCCCACGAGGTGGCAGGTGGCGGCGCCGGTGGTCTCGGTGAGGCCGTATCCCTCGACGATGGTGCAGCCGAACCGCTCCTCGAAGGCGCGCATCACCTCCACCGGCAGTGAGGCGCCGCCGGAGGACGCGAGGCGCAGGCCGGTGAAGTCGGCACCTGTGTCGTCGGCGGTGCGCAGAAGGGCGTTCCACATGGTGGGTACGCCCGCGATGAAGGTGGGGTGGTCGCGGCGGATCACGGCCAGCATGGTCGACGGGTGGAAGCGCTCGAGGAGGGTGAGGCTGCCGCCGGCGCGCATCGTGGTGGCCATCACGCATGCCTGGCCGAAAACGTGGAACAGGGGCAGGCCGGTCACGGCGCAGTCGTCGGCGGTGATGGAGTGCACGTCGCAGAAGACCGCCGCGCAGGCATTGAGATTGCCGTGGGTGAGCTGGGCTCCTTTGGGCCGGCCCGTGGTGCCGGAGGTGTAGAGGAGAGCCGCTGTGTCGTCGCCCTCGCGCGGGTGCGGATCGGGGATCGCGGGGGCTTCGGTCGGCCCCGTTTCGGTGAGACCGGGGCGCAACTCCCAGTACGGCAGGGACAGTTCGTCCGCTGCCTGCTGGGGCGCCGGGGTGATCGCGTGCCAGCCCAGCACGAGCGACACCTCGGCATCGCCCGCTATGTACGCCAACTCCCTGTGCGGGGCCATGGTGTTGGCGGTGACGGCGATGGCTCCGGCGGCGAGGATCCCGTAGTAGGCGAAGGCGAACTCGGGCACGGAGGGCGCGACGAGCAGGACTCTGTCGCCGGGGCCCACTCCCTGCTCCCTCAGGCGGCCCGCGACGGCGGCGGCGCGCTCGCGCAGCCGGCCGTAGGTCCATTCCTCGCCCTCCTCCCCACGAAGGGCGACGCGGTCGGGCGTCGACGCGGCATGGTTCCAGACTGGTGCGGCAGCGTTGGTCATGCGGGGCGGCCTTCCGTGCTCACTTGGGGTCGAGGGGGCGGAACGCGGGCGCGCGGCCCTCCAGATAGCTGGCGACGCCCTCGGTGGCGTCGGGCCGGCGGAAGGCCTCCGGCATGAGCGCGTCCGCCGCGTCGGCGGCCGTGACGAAGTCGGTGTCGAGCGCTTCGATCACCTGCCGCTTCATGATGCTCATGGATACGGGTGAGGACCACGTGGCCAGTTCGGTGGCGTAGTCGACCGCGGCGTCCAGGAGCCGGTCCGCCTCGACGACCTTGTTGACCAGACCCATCTCGTGGGCCTCCGTACCGCGCACCACCCGCGCGGAGAGCAGCAGGTCCATGGCCCGGCTCTGGCCGATGAGGCGTGGCAGCAGCCAGGCGATGCCGTACTCGGCGATCAGGCCGCGGCGCGCGAACGCCGTCGTGAACTTGGCGTCGGGTGTGCTCAAGCGGATGTCGCAGTAAAGGGCCTCGACGAGGCCGAGTCCGGCCGCGGCCCCGTTGACGGCCGCGATGAGCGGCTTGCGCAGTGTCAGCGGGAACCATCGCGGGCGCTCCCTCTTCGGCACCGGGCCATCCATCGACTCAGCCGTCGCACCGGCCTGCCGCAGGTCGTCCATGTCGGCCCCCGCGCAGAAACCGCGGCCCGCTCCGGTCAGGACGATCGCCCGCACGCCGGGGTCCGCCTCGGCTTCGTCGAGCAGTTCGAAGTAGCGTGCTTCCAGCTCGTCGGTCCAGGCGTTGAGACGGTCCGGGCGGTTGAGCGTCAGTACGAGCACGGGCCCGTGTCGTTCCGACAGAACTGTCGACCGGGCTGTTCGGATACTTACGGTCACCGTCGTGGTCTCCTCTTCGGCCGGCCCTGACCTGCCTCATGTATATTTGAACCCAACGTCAAGTTCAACACCTACAACACGCCCCTTACCGGCGTGAGTTCCTTGCGCCGGCGCAGCATGCGAACGACAGGAGCCCTGAGCACATGACGACACACATGCCGATCACCGACTGGGAACGCGTCGCGGCGCGGGATGTCACGACCAACGGCATCTCCCTGCGCGTCTTCGAGCACGGCGAGGGACGGCCGGACAGGCCCCCCGTGGTCCTGTGCCACGGCTTTCCCGAGCTGGCCTTCTCCTGGCGGCACCAGGTCCTCGCGCTCGCCGAGGCGGGATATCGCGTCCTGGTTCCCGACATGCGCGGATACGGCGGCAGCTCGCGCCCCGGCGATGTCGACGCGTACGACATCCTGACGCTCTGCGCCGACCTGGCCGGGCTCCTCGACGACGTCGGCGCGGACGACGCCGTCTTCGTCGGGCACGACTGGGGCGCCTCCGTGGTGTGGAACATGGCCGTGATCCACCCCGCGCGGGTACGCGCGGTGGTCGGCATGAGCGTGCCGGCGACGCCGCGCGCCCCGGCCCCGCCGCTGCCCATTCTGCGCTCACGCAACGGCGACGACTTCTACATCGTGTGGTTCCAGGAGCCGGGCGTCGCCGACCGGGCACTGAGCCAGAACGTCCGCAGGACCCTCGTCACGAGGGAGATCTACTCGGCCGAGTGGGCCGCGAGGCCCGACGAGCAGCTGCCGCCCCCGCGATGGCTGGGCGACGAGGAACTCACCTACTACGTCAAGACGTTCGAGGAGACCGGCTTCACCGGCGGCCTCAACTACTACCGCAACCTCGATCGCAACTGGACGCTGACCGAGCACCTGGACGGCCGCCTCATCGCACAGCCGTCGCTGTTCGTCACCGGGTCGAAGGACCCCGTCGGGAAGTTCATGCCCGCGCACGGACTCGACCGGGTGCTCACCGACCTGCGCGGACACGTCGTCCTGGACGGCGCCGGCCACTGGATCCAGCAGGAGCGGCCCGAGGAAGTGAACGCCGCGCTTCTCGAGTTCCTCTCCACCCTCGGCTGATACCATCCGCTGCCACCGGTGAAGTACGTGATCGAACGAGAGTGGACGGACCTCAGTGGCTGCCCAGGCCCCGGCCGCAGACGGCGGCCAGAAACAACCCATCACGCCACGCAGCGCGCGCGGTGTCAGGACACGCAACGCGCTGATCACCGCCGCCCGCGAGGTGTTCGAACGCGACGGATATCTGGACGCCCGGATCACGGACATCTCCAAGGCGGCCCACGTCGCCTCCGGGTCCTTCTACACGTACTTCAACAGCAAGGAAGAGATCTTCCAGGCGCTCGTCGAGCAGGTGCAGGAGGAGATGCTCCACCCGCACCTGCGCGAGCGCACCGGGATCACCGACACCCGGCAGCTCATCGACGCGTCGAACCGCGAGTACCTGCGTGCGTACAAGAAGAACGCGCGCCTCATGGCACTGTTCGAGCAAGTGGCCCAGATCGACGAGAAGTTCATGGCACTGCGCATCGAGCGCGGCAACGCCTTCGCGCGCCGTAACGCCAAGCTGATCCAGGCGCTGCAGGAGAACGGCGAAGCCGACACGAGCCTGGATCCCCTGGTCACGGCGCACGCCCTGTCCGTCATGGTGAGCCGCATGGCCTACATGGTGTTCGTGTTGGGCCAGCGCATCCCGTTCGAGCGACTCGTCACGACGCTCAACAAGATCTGGGAGAACGGCCTCCAGCTCACGGCCTCCGAACCGGAGAGCTGACGGCTCCGGGGCCACCACCTGCGGGACGACCGGATCAGAGGAAAGAGGACAGCCCGTCGAGGAACCTGTCCACGTCCTCGGCGGAGTTGTACGGCGCCAGACCCACTCGCAGGGCGGGGTTCTCCCACTTCAGGGCGGAGAAGGTCTCGTAGGCGTAGAACGAACCGGCGGGGGCCAGGACGTCGCGGGCGGCCAGATGGACCTGGGCCTCGCGGGCGTCACGGCCTTCGACGGTCATCAGGAGGGTCGGGGTGCGGTCGGCCGCCTTCGAGTGCAGGGTGACGGCGTCGCCCAGTGCGCGCAGCCCCGTCTCCAGCCTCGTACGCAGCGCCTTCTCGTGCTCGTGGAGGGAGCCCAGCGAATGTGCGAGCCGCTCCCTGCGTGTGGCCTCCGTGCCCGGGTCCATCGCCGCGAGGAAGTCCACGGCGGCGGTGGCCCCCGCCAGCATTTCGTAGGGCAGCGTGCCGAACTCGAAGCGCTCCGGCACCGTGTCGGGGGAAGGCGCGAGCTTGTCGGGGTGGACGGTCTCGAGGAGCTCGGGAGCCGCCGCGAGCACGCCGCAGTGCGGTCCGAGGAACTTGTACGGGGAGCAGACGAAGAAGTCCGCGCCCAGCGCGGGCACGTCGACCAGGTGGTGGGCGGCGTAGTGCACCCCGTCCACGTACACCAGAGCGCCGACCTCGTGCGCCCGGTCGGCGATGTGGCGCAGGGGCGGCTTGGTGCCGAGTACGTTCGAGGCCGCCGTGACCGCGACAAGCCGTGTCCGGGGCGACAGCGCCCGCTCGAACGAATCGAGGTCGAGCTCCATGCTCTCGCTGTCGATCTCGATCCAGCGGACCGTCACTCCGGCGCGCTCGGCGGCCTGGACCCATGGGCGCACGTTGGAGTCGTGATCCAGGCGACTGACGACGATCTCGTCCCTCGCCTTCCATCCCTTGGCGAGGTGACGGGAGAAGTCGTACGTCAGCTGAGTGGCGCTGCGCCCGTGGACGACACCCTCGGCAGGCACGTTGAGCAGGTCGGCGTAGGCGTCCCGGAAGTCCGTCACGGCGCGCTCGGCGTTGAGCTCGGAGCGGCTGACAAGCCCCCGGTTGGACAGAGGGCCGGTCATCGTCGCGACGATGGCATCGGCGACAGGACGCGGGGTCTGCGTCCCGCCGGGACCGTCGAAGAAGGCAAGGCCGTGGTCCAGGGACGGGAAATGGGCCCGGAGAGCGTTCAGGTCGATGGCCAAGGCCTCGGCTTTCTGAAGATTTTCTGGAGACGGGGAATGTCATGACAGACCAGCTGCACCGGTCGGCGGCGCACGGGAGGGCGCGTCCAACCGCTGGTGGGGTCACTCTGGCACCGGCAGCCGCACACGTAAAGCGATGCAGGACTCGTGCGACGGGCCGGCCCGAACACACCCGCGCGGCAGCGGTCCGCCTGACGCGCGGGACCAGTTACGGCGCCACGGCGGGCCGAGGAGCCGCCGTGGCGCCGTAATCGAAGGAGGTGACCGCAGCGTGCGGCCTGCCTAGGAAGCCGTCAACGCGCGGCTATGCACAAGCGACTGCTACGGACGATGCCGGCACACCTCACGTATGCCCCGGACCGCCACTGCCGAACGAGCCGCTCGATCCCGGGGACCATGTCGGGGGCTTCTGATTCTTGCTGAGCTTGCCGCCGCCATGGTGGAGTTCGTACGGCATGAGCCGCTCGCTCTCGTCCTTGGCCACTGGGACCTCATCCGGCTCCCGCATCTCCCGGATCTCGTGGACTGCCCCGCCTGCGGGCAGACGGGGCTGCTCATCGGGCCTGGGTGGCCTGAGCTCCAGCCTGCGCACTCGCATGCCGATCTGGACGGCCCACACCAGCGCTCCCGCGATGAAGCCGCCGGCGATGAAAGCGGAGACAGCGGCGACCACCGTGTTCGCCGCGGCTATTTCGAGGTAAGCCGAGTTCATGATCGCCGAGCACCCCCTGCTCCTGACCTGTTCTCCGGCGCGCGCCACACCACCGGATCGCCTCGGGTCACGCCAGATGACGACGCTGGGAATCGTGCGCGAAAGGTGCGTCCTGCGCGTACCCGTTCCTTTCGTCTCGATTATCCGTCGACACAGCGGTGAAATCGAGCCGAGCCCGGTCGGACCGTCGAGGTGCCGACCGGGCTGTAATTAGCTCGTACACAGAGCTAAAGTTATTTCATGGCCACGGATGAGCTGGCGGATTCCTTCGCCGACGTACTCGCCGCCGTGCAACGCCTGTCCCGGCGCAGGCTTCGGCACGGCCTGAGCGCGCCCCCGTTGCGCGGTGCCCAGATAGAGCTGCTGCGCCTGGTGGTCGCCCGGCCCGGAATCGGTGTGTCGGCCGCCGCGCGAGACCTGCGGCTCGCCGGGAACTCGGTGTCCACGCTCGTCAATCAGCTGGTCAAGGCCGGCCTTCTGCGCCGTGAGACGGACCCCTCGGACCGCAGGTCGGCGCTGCTGTACGCGACCCCGGCCGCCGCGGCCCGGCTGAGCGATTGGCAGGTCCGCCGGGGCACATTGATGCGGGAGCAACTGGCGGTGCTCGACCCGGCCGACCGGGCCGCGCTCGCCGCGGCGCTGCCGGCCCTGCGCAAGCTCGCCGACAACCTGCACGAGGACCGCATGCCCGTCATCCGCACAGAAGGCGAAACGACCTACGCAGTTCAGGAAGAACCGGGAGGCGCACTGGCATGAGCGAGGACCCCGCGGTCTGCTGCCGCGGACTGGAGTACGCGTTCGGCGAGACCCGGGCCGTGGACGGCCTCGATCTCACGGTCGGGCCGGGCGAGGTCTTCGGGCTGCTCGGCCCCAACGGCGCCGGCAAGACCACCGCGATCCGCTGCATCACCACGCTTCTGCCGGTGTCACGCGGCCGCGTATCCGTGTTCGGGCACGACGCGGCGACCGAGCGGATGGCGGTCCGCAGGCTGCTCGGATACGTGCCGCAACAGCTGTCCGCCGACTCCGGCCTGACCGGGCGGGAGAACGTGACGCTGTTCGCCCGCGTCTTCGACGTCTCCCGGCGCGAACGGGCCCGCCGGGTGGCCCAGGCACTCGCCGCGGTCGACCTCACGGACGTCGCGGACCGGCTCGCCAAGACCTACTCGGGCGGCATGGTGCGACGGCTGGAACTCGCCCAGGCACTGGTGAGCGCCCCCCGCCTGCTGATCCTCGACGAACCCACCATCGGCCTCGACCCGATCGCCCGGACGAGCGTGTGGGAGCACATCAACGCGGTCCGCCGCGCCACGGGCATGACCGTCCTGGTCACGACCCACTACATGGACGAGGCCGACCAGTACTGCGACCGGGTCGCGCTCATGCACCGCGGGCGCGTGCGCGCGCTCGGTACCTCCGACGGGCTCCGCCGCGATCTGCACGAGCAGCGTGGGCACGCCGGATCCGATGAGCCCTGGCCGACCTTGGAGGACGTCTTCCGTGACGTCGCCGGCCGCGGGCTCGGCAGTGATGGTGACGAAGGTGGTGACTTCCGCGATGTCCGCAGCACCCGCCGCACCGCGTCAAGGCTCGGCTGACCCGGCCGAGTTCGATCTGCTCGTCACCCCGCCCACGGCCCGTACCGGATGGCGCGTGGCGCCCGCCCGCGTCGTCGCCCTGTGCGCCGTCGAACTCCAAAAGCTCCGGCACGACCGTTCCGAGTTGTACACCCGAGCGGTCCAACCTGCCCTGTGGCTGCTGGTGTTCGGCGAGACCTTCACCCGGATCAAGGCGATCCCGACCCACGGCATTCCCTATATCGACTACCTCGCGCCGGGCATCATCGCCCAGTCCGCGATGTTCATCGCCATCTTCTACGGCATCATGATCATCTGGGAGCGGGACGCCGGCATTCTGACCAAGCTCCTCGTCACGCCCACCCCGCGCGCGGCACTCATCACGGGCAAGGCCTTCGCCGCCGGGGTCAAGGCACTGATCCAGGCCGTCGTCGTGATCGTCATCGCGGCACTCCTCGGCGTCGCCCTGACCTGGAACCCGCTGCGCCTTCTCGGCGTGGCCGTCGCGGTGGTGCTCGGCTCGGCGTTCTTCTCCTGCCTGTCGATGACCATCGCCGGCATCGTCCTCACCCGGGACCGCCTGATGGGCATCGGTCAGGCCATCACCATGCCGCTCTTCTTCGCGTCCAACGCCCTCTACCCGGTCGCGCTCATGCCGGGCTGGCTCCAGGCGATCAGCCGGGTCAACCCGCTCACCTATCAAGTCGACGCGCTGCGCGGCCTGTTGCTGGGCACACCGTCACATCTGCCCCTGGACTACGCCGTACTCGCGGTGGCCGCCGCGCTCGGCATCGTGGCCGCCTCCTCGCTGCTGCCCCGGCTGGCCAGGTAGTCCGACGGCGGCGCCCGCGCGGGGACCGGGCCGTGCGGGCCGGTACCCGGCGGGCGGAATCGATGCTTGCGCCGTAACGTCGAAATATGTCTGTGAATCTCGTAGTGCTTGGCAAGGCGGGGCAGACCTCGGAGCACGAAGGCGAGGTGCTGCACTTCGTCGACGACAAGGAAGGCCAGTTCTCGTACTCGATCGACGCCGGCGCGCTGCTCGTATGGAAGGCAGATCCCACTGCCACGAGGGTCGAGGTGGCCTACGCCCCCCACGCGTGGATCAAGGCCAGCGGGACACGCAAGGACAGTTGACCAGCGGGCCGACCCGGATGTGGTGAGCGCACGTCCGGGCTCTCGGCGCGCCCCGGCCTCTTGGCGTCCACTCCCTTCCGCACGCCACCTATTCCTGATAGGAACACTCCTAACAGGCATAGCGGCAACGGTGCTGAAGTGAGGGAACCCTGGCATGCTCCGACTTGGAATGATGGCGCCGTTCACCGACGGCCTGATCACCTCGGGTGGCTTCCTCCGCGACCTCGCGGGCACGCTCGAAGAGTGCGGCGTCGAGTCACTGTGGACGGTCGAGCACGTCGCCGTCGCCGAACGGTACGAACCGCTCTATCCGTACTCCAACGACGGCCGAATACCGGGCAGTTCGGGCGCGGTACCCATGCCCGACCCACTGGAGACCATCGCCTTCCTCGCCGGAGCGTCGAGCTCCCTGCGGTTCGGTACGGCGATGGTCGTCGCCCCACTGCACAGCCCGGTGGTCCTGGCCAAACGCGCCGCGACGATCGACCGGCACTCCGACGGGCGGCTGATGCTGGGCCTCGGCATCGGCTGGCAGAAGGAGGAGTACGCCGCCGTCGGCGTGCCCTACAAGGATCGGGGACGGCGGCTCGAGGAGTGTGTCGGCGCGATGCGCGCGCTGTGGGGCAGCGGCCCCGCCTCGTACCAGGGGCGGCACGTCTCCTTCGACGGTCTGCACTCGCTGCCGCGCCCTGCCGGCGGGGCCGTGCCCGTGGTACTGGGCGGGAACAGCGATCCCGCCGTCCGCCGCGCGGGCCGGATCGGCGACGGCTGGTTCCCCTACACGATCACTCCCGAGGACTTCGCGCGCCAGGCCGGTCTGCTGCGCGAGGCCGCGCGCGGGGAGGGCCGGCCGCAGGACGCCGTGGAGATCACGGTGTGGCCGGGCTCCTGCGACCGTGAGCGGGCCGGGGATCCCTCATGGGTACGGGGCTTCGTCGACGCGGGCGCGACGCGCCTTGTCATCGCTCCGCATATCCGCGGCTCGGACGGCCTTTCGGGCCCACGGGGTCTGGACGCCTTGCGGGAACAGATCGACCGCTACCGGGCCGAGGTACTGGAGAAGCTGTCATGAGCGGGGTCCAGGTACTCGACGTCGTCCTCCTCGCGGGCGATGACGTCGACGAGTGGCTGCGCCGCTGGCGCGCGGAGTATCTGCCGGGTGCCGTGGACCGGGGCATGGCCGAGGAGCGTCTCTGGCGCGCCTGGACGGGGCCGGACACAGTGGCGGTCCGGATCCTGTGGTCACTGCCGGACAGCGGTGCGTTCTTCGCCGCGCGCGCCGCGGCCGGCGCCGACCCTCGGGTCGCGGCGTTCTGGGCGTACACGGACGAGATCGCGAAGGACCGCGATCGTCATGTGCTGGAGCCGGTGACCGATGTCCGCGAGGAGGTGGCGTCGTCATGACCCGCTGGGTGACTCTGTTGCCGGACGACGACACCGACGCGTACACCAAGGCCGCCGCGGGGCCCGGCGTCCTCGGCGGCTCCGCGGCGGCGGATCTGCCAGGCAGTTTCGGCGGCACCGGCGCCACATGGGACGTGACAGCGAAGCGGACGCCGGCCGCCATCGCCTCTGAGGCCGGGCTGCCGGAGCCCCTCGACACGGTCGCTCTCGCGCCGGTGCGCGGGGCGTACGTGCCCCTGCGCGGCCCGCGCGTGAAACGCACCCTGCTGCTCGCGGTGCGCCCCGGCACACCCGGCGCTCTCGTCGGGCAGTTGGAAGCGGATCTCATGGCGATGCCCGAGCACATCTCCACCATCCGCTCCTGGTCTCTGAGCAGGGTGGACCAGACGCTCACGCCCTCCCGATGGACCCACGTCTGGGAGCAGGAGTACGCGGACGTGCAGGGGTTGACCGGCGAGTATCTCGGTCACCCCTTCCACTGGACGTGCGTGGACCGGTGGTTCGACGGCGAGATTCCGGGCGCCGGGATCGTGGAGCCTCGCCTGGTCCACGTCTTCCGCTGGAGCCGGGAGCCGGTCCTGACCTCCCGCTGAGGCCAGGACCTTGGCAGTAGGGGCCTCAGCCGGCGACGTAGGCGATGAGCTTGGCCATGTTGCCGGTGTAGGCGGAGGTCGTGATGCCCTCGGCGCTGTCGTGCGGCTGGTACGGCGGCTCGGCGGGCGGTGTGGCCGGGTCGTACGGCGAGGTGTCGTACAGGTCGCCCACGTGTTTGCTCATGTAGGCCACGCCCTCGTACGGCGTGGCCGGTGCCGGGCCGAGGTACGGGTTGGTGGTGGTGCCGATCGGGGTGATCCAGTGATCCTTAGTGCCGAGGGCGTCCACAAGGGCGCTCGCCTGGTCCTCGGTCACGCCGGGCAGGGCCGGGTCGGCACCTCGGAACAGGTCGGTGAGGTCGAGGTCGCGCACGCTGAAGTAGCGCGGGAGCTCCTGCGGTCCGCCGGGGGTGAGCGGTGAGCGGTCGCGCAGATCGGCGACCTCGGAGCGGCTCAGCGCCATCAGCTCGTCGTAGGTCGCCTTGAGGCCGGTGAGGTCGATGGAGCGCCCGCCGGAGTAGTGGCTGAGTGTGTTGCGGTGGTCGTGGTCGTAGTAGTAGGCGCCGTTGCGGATGTTGGAGCCGAAGCGGTGCACGAACCGGGGCCGGTTGGTCTCCAACTCCACGAACGTCGGGTGCGTGGCGCTCTTCAGCAGCGGGTTCTCACCCTTCTGCTCACTGGTGAGCGGGCAGGTCTCCAGCCAGGCGATGGCCTCGGGCACACGCCGCAGGTAGTCGTGGTCGCCGGTGAGCCGGAAGTAGTGGAACAGCTGCCGGATGTTGGTCTGCGTGGTGTGCGTGGTCAGAGACCGTGGCTCGTACGAGCGGGCACTGGCGGGAGCGCCGGCGGGCCGGCCGCCGACGGAGTGCGAGAGGTGCTGCAGGCCCCATCCGGCCTGGGGTCCTGGCTGCTGCAGCCGGTGCAGACAGGCCATGGCGCGCAGCACGGGCCGGGTCAGGTCACGCCGTCCGAGCGCCGATATGCACATGAGCAGGAACTTGATGTTCTCGCCGAGGACGTCGTCGTTGAAGGTGACGTGGCCGGTGTAGTCGCCGTCCTGCATGCCGTGCTGGACGTCCGAGGGCAGCCAGGAGGGCCGCTCGTCGGGCCAGGGCATCTCGCTCACCGCACCGGAGAAGGCGGGGAACCGCTGCGGCCAGCCGCCGTCGGCCGGACCTCCGCGCAGCTGCGCCTTGAGCATGAAGTCGATGACGCGGTTCAGGGACGCCTTGAACTTCGGGTGCCTGCGCTCCACGTAGAGGCGCAGGATCAGTTGCGCCGCCGTGGAGGTGCCCGCGTCGTCGAAGGTGGCGTTGCCGTAGTAGTGCTGGAATTCCTCCAGGCGCCAGCCGTTCGCGCCGATGGTCGCGTACCAGTCACGCAGGGAGCCGTTGCCGGCGAAGTCGTGGATGTAGTTCCAGCCTCCGACCGGCAATTGAGCCTCGACGAGCGCGAGGCCGGTGCGTTCGGCGGCACGGTAGAAGGTCTCGTCACCGGTGGCGTGATACGCGTCGAGGAGGCTGTGGCCGACGCTGGGCGTGCCGGGCGGCTGGACCCAGCACATGGTCCGCCTCGCCTCCATCTCCCCCCACGTGGTGGAGAGATCGGGGAGATAGCTCCAGACGTACGCGCCGCGGTAGGACACGTGCTCGTCCATGAAGGCCCCCGCGCGGCGCATGGCTCGCGCGACGTCGGTGCGGCCGCCGGCGGTGCGTGACCCTGCCGGGTGAGCGGAGGGCCGGGACGCGGCCGACGCGATGCCGGGCCGCAGTCCGACCAGCGCTCCGACGGCGGGTACTGCGGCGAGTCGGGCGAAGGTGCGTCTGGACATGGGCGTTCTCAACGGTGTCGCCTCCAGGCATGACGGATGCGTGTCGCGGGGGCGCACCGGTGACACGGCGGCGACCCGCAACTCTGGTGTCAGGGAAGGGAAATGTCGTCGGGGCACAGACCTATCACCCGCCGTTCGGGACCCTCAAGAGTTCGTACCAGTGAAAGTTGTTCACGTACTCGATCAACCTGCTTATCAAATCGGGTATTTGACTTGCTTCGCACCCCAAAGCCCTCATTGGATTCAGATACATAAACTTAAACGATCTACGGCAAGGGTCTTGCCCTCGCACGTCGGCCCCTCCTACAGTCACGCACGCCGACAGTCGAATCGATTCGACGAACCGCTTCGACAGCCCGCTTCGGCAACCC encodes the following:
- a CDS encoding ABC transporter ATP-binding protein, whose amino-acid sequence is MSEDPAVCCRGLEYAFGETRAVDGLDLTVGPGEVFGLLGPNGAGKTTAIRCITTLLPVSRGRVSVFGHDAATERMAVRRLLGYVPQQLSADSGLTGRENVTLFARVFDVSRRERARRVAQALAAVDLTDVADRLAKTYSGGMVRRLELAQALVSAPRLLILDEPTIGLDPIARTSVWEHINAVRRATGMTVLVTTHYMDEADQYCDRVALMHRGRVRALGTSDGLRRDLHEQRGHAGSDEPWPTLEDVFRDVAGRGLGSDGDEGGDFRDVRSTRRTASRLG
- a CDS encoding ABC transporter permease; amino-acid sequence: MSAAPAAPRQGSADPAEFDLLVTPPTARTGWRVAPARVVALCAVELQKLRHDRSELYTRAVQPALWLLVFGETFTRIKAIPTHGIPYIDYLAPGIIAQSAMFIAIFYGIMIIWERDAGILTKLLVTPTPRAALITGKAFAAGVKALIQAVVVIVIAALLGVALTWNPLRLLGVAVAVVLGSAFFSCLSMTIAGIVLTRDRLMGIGQAITMPLFFASNALYPVALMPGWLQAISRVNPLTYQVDALRGLLLGTPSHLPLDYAVLAVAAALGIVAASSLLPRLAR
- a CDS encoding LLM class F420-dependent oxidoreductase, encoding MLRLGMMAPFTDGLITSGGFLRDLAGTLEECGVESLWTVEHVAVAERYEPLYPYSNDGRIPGSSGAVPMPDPLETIAFLAGASSSLRFGTAMVVAPLHSPVVLAKRAATIDRHSDGRLMLGLGIGWQKEEYAAVGVPYKDRGRRLEECVGAMRALWGSGPASYQGRHVSFDGLHSLPRPAGGAVPVVLGGNSDPAVRRAGRIGDGWFPYTITPEDFARQAGLLREAARGEGRPQDAVEITVWPGSCDRERAGDPSWVRGFVDAGATRLVIAPHIRGSDGLSGPRGLDALREQIDRYRAEVLEKLS
- a CDS encoding Dabb family protein, whose translation is MTRWVTLLPDDDTDAYTKAAAGPGVLGGSAAADLPGSFGGTGATWDVTAKRTPAAIASEAGLPEPLDTVALAPVRGAYVPLRGPRVKRTLLLAVRPGTPGALVGQLEADLMAMPEHISTIRSWSLSRVDQTLTPSRWTHVWEQEYADVQGLTGEYLGHPFHWTCVDRWFDGEIPGAGIVEPRLVHVFRWSREPVLTSR
- a CDS encoding pectate lyase, which gives rise to MSRRTFARLAAVPAVGALVGLRPGIASAASRPSAHPAGSRTAGGRTDVARAMRRAGAFMDEHVSYRGAYVWSYLPDLSTTWGEMEARRTMCWVQPPGTPSVGHSLLDAYHATGDETFYRAAERTGLALVEAQLPVGGWNYIHDFAGNGSLRDWYATIGANGWRLEEFQHYYGNATFDDAGTSTAAQLILRLYVERRHPKFKASLNRVIDFMLKAQLRGGPADGGWPQRFPAFSGAVSEMPWPDERPSWLPSDVQHGMQDGDYTGHVTFNDDVLGENIKFLLMCISALGRRDLTRPVLRAMACLHRLQQPGPQAGWGLQHLSHSVGGRPAGAPASARSYEPRSLTTHTTQTNIRQLFHYFRLTGDHDYLRRVPEAIAWLETCPLTSEQKGENPLLKSATHPTFVELETNRPRFVHRFGSNIRNGAYYYDHDHRNTLSHYSGGRSIDLTGLKATYDELMALSRSEVADLRDRSPLTPGGPQELPRYFSVRDLDLTDLFRGADPALPGVTEDQASALVDALGTKDHWITPIGTTTNPYLGPAPATPYEGVAYMSKHVGDLYDTSPYDPATPPAEPPYQPHDSAEGITTSAYTGNMAKLIAYVAG